The Hypomesus transpacificus isolate Combined female chromosome 12, fHypTra1, whole genome shotgun sequence genome segment GAATTAGCCATCACACCAGCAGAAAACAGTGACATGGAAAATGATGAGGCTGTCAACAATATGAACAAGGATATTTACCCTGACACTGAGGTGGTTGAGGACAAGAGTCAAGACACAGAAAAGGATCAAAGAGTATTTTCAGAACTCTCTGATGTGCGAAAGTTGGAGCATGTTCAGGTCCCTGTAAAGGTGGACAGAGAAGAGTCTACAGAATCACAGAGTGAAGCAATAGTTAAAGCACCAATAGCAGTAAATGTAAAAGAGATGGAAAGGCCTAAAGAAGAAGCCACATCAGAAACCGAAATGTTTTTAATTGCAGATTCTGCCATCACCAAGTCATCAAAAGTCCCTGCTGAGGTTCCCAGACAACAAGCCAATCAGGAAGCTGGGAAGTATCCCATCCCCACCATACTGCTCAATTCATCTCAGTCTCCAATAACAGAGGAAGTTAAAGGTAGGCAAGGTCACCCCTAGTTATTTGTAAATGTTGCGAGTCAGTGAGATTGTCACAGCTTTCATTCATTGACCTACGCTTGAGCAGATGCAAGGCCATTGTAACCCTTATTACACAGATATTATTTAATACTCAAAGCTTTGCAATGTTAAGGATTTGGATAACATTTGGGACATATAAACATTCACATTCTCCCTCAACACAGGTTTAGGACATCGGAGAAAAGTTCTGGAAGTTTCTTCCGTGAGTGGCTCATCACTGGGAAGCTTGAAGGTTAGACATCCATAtgcacaaaaacatacacatttcCCCTTTTCCAATCAGGACACTTGCAGGCAATGAAACAAGTAACCCATTAACCGCTCACTGTGTTCCTGCTGTGTTCCCCTCAGGATGAGACTGTGGACTCAGACGACGACCACACCTCAGTTTCTAGCCAAGGCTCAGACTTCTCTGACAGACAAGGGTATGGCAGTACCTTGTCCTTATCACACTCCGGGGTAAGGTCATCTTGTATTTGAAAACGTTTTTGTCTATCAGGTGTTGAAGATTTGTATTCATAAAGACAGGTTGTATAGACGTGATGGCTTTTTTGACTGTGCTCTCTGCCCTTCAGCGCACTGGCAGTATGCTAAGTGTGTACAGCGATGCCGGGGATTTTGGGAATGTGACAGTCCAGGGGGCTGTGGAGTTTGCCATGAGGTACAACAAGGAAGGGGAGTTTATTGTCACTGTGGAACAATGTCTGGATCTGGCATTCGCTAATGCCCGCAAACAACGGACAGACCCGTAAGCTTGATACATAAAAACATACATGCACATCAAATATATGAGCTATTTTTCCCATACACAAATAAACCCAACCTCTAGCTACACAAATGTGTGCACACACTCAGAGGCCTTTACAagttgtatgttgtgtgtgtgtgtattatgtgtCCAATATTCAGATACGTAAAGAcctacctccaccctgacaAATCGCACAGCAGCAAGAAGAAGACCTCAATCAAAAAACGAACTACCAACCCAGTCTATGGTGGAGAAACGCTCAAAGTAGGCTCATTGCTGACACAAAAACACGGAACGGTATTTGCCCTATAGGAACAGATCAAAACAATTCTACATTTATCTTGTGTTCCTCAGTATAAGATGAAGATGGAGGAGCTGAAAGACAGGACcctcaacctgtctgtctggcacaacGATTCCCGAGgtagaaatgtgtttctgggtCAGGTGGAGATCAACCTTAAGACGTGGGACTGGGGCCACGAGGCCCTCACCTGGTACAACCTGCAACACAAGGTACCGTACACACCAACTGTTCTTTCTTAAGAGTGAAAGGGGAAATACAAAGAGGACCCCCTCACCTTGATGGTCATAAGACAACATTACTGCTCAGTGATGTAAGGATGAAAGGGCTTCCCTCTTGAAATCAAGATCCATGTTCAAATATTGTGATAAAAAGGATCACCAATGTTGTTTGTTGTAGAACTCTGAGGGTCAAGAGGTCACTGAAAACCATGGACTGTTGACAGTTGCTCTGAAATACCTTCCACCTGGATCAGCAGGTAGG includes the following:
- the si:ch211-266g18.6 gene encoding synaptotagmin-like protein 2 isoform X6, translated to MKCNRDLSDDLDLSFLSTDEEMAIRQVLQRDENLKRQETGRIRRLRLSIPDPKTLKVMTGEWFEELRTRRYGRQSDVTEVVRSSMRRKKTTDSAITKSSKVPAEVPRQQANQEAGKYPIPTILLNSSQSPITEEVKGLGHRRKVLEVSSVSGSSLGSLKDETVDSDDDHTSVSSQGSDFSDRQGYGSTLSLSHSGRTGSMLSVYSDAGDFGNVTVQGAVEFAMRYNKEGEFIVTVEQCLDLAFANARKQRTDPYVKTYLHPDKSHSSKKKTSIKKRTTNPVYGGETLKYKMKMEELKDRTLNLSVWHNDSRGRNVFLGQVEINLKTWDWGHEALTWYNLQHKNSEGQEVTENHGLLTVALKYLPPGSAGIARPDSGEIHVWLKEARELRKLKAQGVDSFVKCYMLPDTSKKSRQKTRVIKKSQEPVYNHAMVYDGFHDDEVREACCELTVWDKNKLSNQFLGGVRLSLGTGQSYGKKVDWMDSWDQEIGLWEKMLASPTSWVEGELPLRSAMTPRKKRL